One stretch of Chthoniobacterales bacterium DNA includes these proteins:
- a CDS encoding sulfur transferase domain-containing protein has product MGDFSPVQVTAPIVSAGLNCWQIRNFYVTAQPTEAGLAVARELGIQSVISLRDATEIAKPPYPAFDPKEDTTLTQLGMSFANIPFPHGMPQDQFNIRAGAVLAVLNQLPKPLLMHCSSGDRASALWAVHLIVNCDLTNEEAVAYATLSGLAVFLPYVQNFQA; this is encoded by the coding sequence ATGGGCGATTTCTCCCCGGTTCAGGTCACCGCTCCGATTGTCAGCGCCGGACTGAATTGCTGGCAAATCCGCAACTTCTATGTGACGGCGCAGCCGACCGAAGCCGGCCTTGCCGTAGCGCGCGAACTGGGGATTCAGTCCGTCATCTCTCTTAGGGACGCCACGGAGATCGCCAAGCCTCCCTATCCGGCTTTCGACCCAAAAGAAGACACGACGCTCACCCAGTTGGGAATGAGTTTTGCAAACATCCCGTTTCCCCATGGAATGCCCCAGGATCAATTCAATATCAGGGCCGGAGCTGTGCTGGCCGTGCTCAATCAACTTCCTAAACCGTTGCTGATGCACTGCTCGAGCGGCGATCGCGCCTCGGCGCTCTGGGCTGTCCATCTCATCGTCAACTGCGACCTCACTAACGAGGAAGCCGTCGCTTACGCAACGTTGAGTGGCCTGGCTGTCTTCCTGCCCTACGTCCAAAACTTCCAGGCGTAA